A genomic region of Alicyclobacillus sp. SO9 contains the following coding sequences:
- a CDS encoding Gfo/Idh/MocA family protein — MSIRIGIVGTGFGAQVHAPILQRHPDFDLVAIASQRPERASQAASMLHIPDAFDDWRQMLAEASIECVVFATRPSDHKVMTLSALSAGLHVLCEKPPALNLSEAETMEQAAKLTDRVASMNFEWRYLPERLAVKRILKEEQLGRILHVNWSEVWQLWGRIQEFNAGWDSQKEQGGGMLGAIGSHIIDALCHWFGEAASVTGITMNHVPLRKSGTDWVPTTADDSFSFICIFRNEVTCAVNCTIASVGRPPYIEIVGEQGTLRIQGHQIQIATTTSPDFGPVFLEKTMDASEFPAEIQGYVHAQWHLYTDLAKSIAGESSAHLPSLEDAVRVQAIMDSIRG, encoded by the coding sequence GTGTCCATTCGTATTGGTATTGTCGGCACTGGATTTGGAGCACAGGTGCATGCACCGATACTACAACGACACCCGGATTTTGATTTAGTGGCGATTGCGAGTCAGCGTCCTGAGAGAGCATCGCAAGCAGCCTCTATGTTGCACATACCCGACGCGTTTGATGACTGGAGACAGATGTTAGCAGAAGCATCGATTGAATGCGTTGTTTTTGCAACGAGACCCTCTGATCATAAGGTCATGACTTTGAGTGCGCTGTCGGCTGGATTACATGTGTTATGTGAGAAGCCCCCTGCATTAAATCTCTCTGAAGCTGAGACGATGGAGCAGGCGGCTAAATTAACGGACCGTGTAGCGTCAATGAATTTTGAATGGAGATATCTCCCTGAACGTCTAGCTGTGAAACGAATTCTGAAAGAAGAGCAATTGGGCAGAATTCTACACGTAAACTGGTCAGAGGTGTGGCAACTATGGGGAAGAATTCAAGAATTTAATGCCGGTTGGGATTCGCAGAAGGAACAAGGCGGCGGTATGTTGGGGGCAATAGGTTCTCATATCATTGATGCGCTGTGTCATTGGTTTGGGGAAGCAGCATCAGTCACAGGAATTACGATGAATCATGTACCCCTGCGCAAAAGTGGAACTGACTGGGTCCCTACGACCGCCGATGACAGCTTTTCGTTTATCTGTATCTTTCGTAACGAAGTCACATGTGCAGTGAATTGTACGATTGCGAGTGTCGGGCGTCCTCCGTATATCGAGATCGTCGGTGAACAAGGAACTCTGAGAATCCAAGGACATCAAATTCAAATTGCGACAACCACTTCACCAGACTTCGGTCCGGTCTTCCTTGAAAAAACCATGGACGCGTCTGAGTTCCCCGCCGAAATCCAGGGATACGTTCACGCACAGTGGCACTTGTACACCGACCTGGCAAAATCGATTGCAGGAGAATCCAGCGCTCATTTGCCAAGTCTTGAAGATGCCGTTCGGGTACAAGCCATAATGGACAGTATTCGGGGCTGA
- a CDS encoding response regulator transcription factor, with translation MEEPIRVMIVDDQRLLREGFRKLIELEPNLEVSGVAGNGEEALRTVENLQADGIAPDVVLMDVRMPHMDGIAATRVFRERWPEIRIVILTTFDDRELIQAGLQAGALGYVLKDITADQLATAIQVVAQGQVLLHPSVASKVVASFSSTSTESTVTNAVTGESVDGSEVASLTEREREILALLAGGASNREISENLYIASGTVKNHMSNILSKLGVRDRTQAALKAKELGLL, from the coding sequence GTGGAAGAGCCTATCCGCGTGATGATTGTCGATGATCAGCGCCTGCTGCGCGAAGGTTTTCGCAAGCTGATTGAGCTGGAACCCAATCTGGAGGTGAGCGGCGTCGCTGGGAACGGCGAGGAAGCACTGAGAACGGTCGAAAACCTCCAAGCAGATGGAATCGCCCCTGATGTTGTACTGATGGATGTGCGCATGCCGCATATGGATGGTATTGCCGCGACACGGGTCTTCAGAGAGCGTTGGCCCGAGATCCGCATTGTTATCCTTACTACATTTGACGATAGGGAACTTATCCAGGCTGGTTTACAAGCTGGAGCGCTGGGCTATGTGCTTAAAGATATCACTGCGGACCAGCTCGCAACGGCGATTCAAGTGGTGGCACAAGGCCAGGTCCTCCTGCATCCTAGCGTCGCAAGCAAGGTTGTTGCCTCGTTTTCTTCTACATCCACCGAGTCTACGGTAACCAATGCGGTCACCGGGGAATCCGTCGATGGGAGCGAAGTAGCTTCACTGACGGAACGCGAACGGGAGATTCTTGCCTTGCTGGCAGGTGGAGCCTCCAATCGCGAGATCAGTGAGAATCTCTACATAGCGAGTGGTACCGTTAAGAATCACATGAGTAATATCCTGAGTAAGTTAGGTGTGCGCGATCGGACACAGGCAGCCTTGAAAGCAAAGGAACTTGGCTTATTGTAA